AGTTTATCAGCTGGAATATACGAATACTTACCACTTGGATTAAAAGTTTTAAGAAAAATAGAGAATATAATCAGAAAACATATGGATGATTCAGGAGCCTTAGAGGTATTACTGCCAATTCTTACACCTGCTGAACTTTGGAAAGAAACAGGAAGATGGCATGTATACGGAAAAGAGCTTTTTAGATTAAAAGACAGAAAAGATGCAGAATTTGCCCTTGGTCCAACTCATGAAGAAACAATTACAGATTTAGTAAGGAAGAATGTTAGGTCTTACAAAGATTTACCGCTAAACTTTTATCAAATACAGACAAAGTTTAGAGATGAAGCAAGGCCAAGATATGGTTTGATAAGAGGAAGAGAGTTTATCATGAAAGACGGATACTCTTTTGATGTTTCAGAAGAAGACGCAAAAAAGACTTATGAAGTAATGAAAGAAGCATATCATAAAATATTTAAAGAGCTTGGGCTTGATTATCTCATGGTAGAGGCTGATGTTGGAGCTATTGGTGGAAAGTTTTCCCATGAGTTTGTAGTAAAAGTTCCATCAGGTGAGGCACATATTGTATACTGTGAAAAGTGTGGATATGCTGCAAACGTTGAAGCTGCAAAATTTCATCATCATAAACTACCACCAGAAGAGCCAAAACCAATAGAAAAAGTCTATACTCCTGACATAAAATCGGTAGAAGATGTTGCTAACTTTTTAAACGTTCCATTAACAAAGCTTGTTAAGACACTAATATACAAAATAGATGATAAAGATTTTGTAGCTGTTTTAATAAGAGGTGATAGAGAGCTTAATGAAACAAAATTAGCAAACCTATTTAAAGCTATTGACGTTAGAATGGCGACAAAGGAAGAGTTAGAAAGTCTTGGAATTCCAGAAGGTTTTGTAGGTCCTATTGGTTTAAATCTTCCAATTTATGCCGATTTTTCTCTTAAAGAGCTTTATAACATAGTTGTAGGAGCAAATGAAAAAGATTATCATTACATCAATGCAAATATTGATAGAGATTTTAAAGTCAGCGGTTTTTATGACCTTGCAACTGCAAAAGAAGGCGACCCTTGCCCTGTATGCCACTTGCCATTAAAAGAGACAACAGGATTAGAAGTTGGTCATATATTCCTGCTTGGAACGAAGTACTCTGAAAGCATGAAAGCTTACTTTGTAGATAAAGACGGAAAAGAAAAGTCAATCATAATGGGTTGCTATGGTATTGGCGTAAGTAGATTAATATCTGCAATAGTTGAGCAGTATCATGATGATAAAGGGATAATTTGGCCTGAAAACTTAGCACCGTTTAATGTTCATATTCTTGTTTTAAATCCAAAAGACCAAGAGAGTTTAAACGTAGGATTTGATATATACAAAAAGTTAAAAGAAAAAGGTTTGGATGTATTACTTGATGAAAGAGACGAATCTGCGGGAGCTAAATTTAAAGATGCCGACCTAATCGGAATTCCGCATAGAATAGTCATAGGAAAAGCTTTAAAAGAAGGCAAGGTAGAGTATCAAAAAAGAGATGGTAGTATTAAAGAGTTGGTTGATGTAAAATTAATAATCAATAAATTGATGGATGGATATCATGGATGAAGATGAAATTTTACAAATTGAACGCATATGTGAAGAGATTTTTAGTATAGATAATATTGAAGAGTTTATTACTAATTTAACAGAGAATATAAGGCAGATTTTAAATGCAGAAAGGTGTACTTTATTTTTATACGATAAGTATGATAATTCGTTGAAATCTGTAGTTTATCAAGCAAACTTAAATGAAAAAGTAACTATACCTTTAAATATAGATTCTATTGCTGGTTTTTCCTTTTTAAATGACAGATCGATAATTATAAATGACGTAAATGATAAAAAGGAGCTTAAATCTATAGATGATAATTTAACATATCATGAATGTTGGAAAAATGTTGACGTGCCAAGAACTAAAACTATGATTTCAGTGCCTATTAAAATAAAAAACGATAAAATTGGCGTTTTGGTTGCTGTAAACAAATTTCCAAATTTTACGCAAGACGATGTAAATAAAGCCGAAAAAATCTCGAGAATCTTAGGATTAGGAATGAAAAATTTAATCCATAAAAACGAGATGGCAGAATTATTAAATCTTAACTGCGAAATTATTAATAATATAAATGAGGGTATAATTTTAACAGATTTTAACGATAATATAATTGGCATAAATGACAAACTTATTGAAATGATGGGTTATAGAATGAAAAAAGAAGAAATGATAAATAAGAATATTTTCGAAATTTTTCCAATTTTAAAAGATGGGCTTGAAAAAATAGAAATTAGCAAAGAGAAATTTTTAATTCAAGAAATAATAAGTGGAGTTTTAAAAATAAAAATAGTTCCTGTTGTGTTAAATCATCTTTTTGAAAAGTCTTTAAAAAAAATAATATACATTATAGAGTATTAATATGGAATTCATCATAAGAAAAAAGAAAATAGATAAAAGTTTTACTGATTTAATAATAGAAAGATTAGGTTTAAGCTTAGAAGAATTAAAAGAATATCAAGATATTGCATCGTCTAAAAGAAAAAATCTTTTGGAAATATTGGTTGAAAATGGATATTCAGATGAAGAAATAGCTAAAATAAAAGCAGAATATTTTGGCTATACTTATGACAGATTGACAAATTATATACCTGAAGAGTATCTTCTAAATATCTTCGATAAAAATTTCTTAAAAAATAGGCTTATTTTACCTATAAGTTTAAAAGATAATGTTTTAATAGTTGCAATGGTTGAGCCATCAGATATAATAACATTGAACGAAATGGTTGAAATTCTAAAGAAAAATGGTTATAGTGTTGGGGAGATATCGATAATAGTCACAACAAAAAACCAACTATTGGAAAAAATAGACTCTCTATTTGAAGAAAAAGCTAAATTATCAAAAATTTTACAAACGTTAGAAAAAACAACCGAGACAACAATCTATAAAGATTTTTCTAACGAATTAAAAGAAGTTACAGAAACCAGTTCACCTATAATAGCTCTTGCAAATCAAATTATTGAAGATGCTTATAAAAAGGGTGCAAGCGATATTCATATACAACCAACGGAGAATAATTTAAGGATTAGGTTTAGAATAGACGGAGATTTAAATGATTATTTAGTTTTACCAAAATACACAGCGGATGCAATTATAGCTCGCTATAAAATTATGGCAAATATGAAATTAGATGAAAAAAGATTGCCACAAGATTCAAGGATTAATTATAACTATTATAATCCATCTATAAACATAGATCTTCGTGTTTCTACCATTCCATCCGTTTATGGTGAAGACCTTGTAATGAGGATTTTAGACAAATCTAATGTAATTTTAGATTTAAATAAATTGGGATTTTCTGATGAGTATCTAAGTTTATACAGAGATAGTATTTTAAAACCCTATGGAATTATTTTGCATGTGGGTCCTACTGGTTCTGGAAAAACGACTACTCTTTACTCTGCATTAAAAGAGATAGATAAACCAGATATTAAGGTTTTGACCGTTGAAGATCCTGTTGAATACCAACTTGGAGGTTCAATTGTTCAAACAAACATAAATCCAGCAGCAGGATATACTTTTGCAAAAGCAATTCGTTCATTTTTAAGACACGATCCAGATGTTATACTTGTAGGTGAAATTAGAGATTTAGAAACAGCAAAAACAGCTGTCGAAGCATCTTTAACTGGTCATCTTGTTTTTTCAACCTTACATACAAACGATTCTGTTAGCACGATAACTCGCCTTGAGGAAATGGGTGTTGAAACTTACTTACTTGCTGATTCTTTATTATTAATCTGTGCTCAAAGATTAGTAAAGAAAATATGTCCGCATTGTAAAGAAGAATATAAAGCAACAAAAAAAGAGAAAATTATATTAGAAAATGCTGGTATGGAATTTGAAGAGAATTTAACTTTATATAAAGGTGCAGGATGTAGTGTTTGCAATTTTACTGGGTATAAAGGAAGAACTGGAATACATGAATTATTGAAAATCGATGATGTATTAAAATCAATGATTATAGACAAAGCTTCTACGGAAGATATGAAAAAATATGCACTTGGACATGGGATGAAAACCTTGAGACAGGATGGTTTATTAAAAGCCTTAAAAGGAATTACTACTATAGAGGAAGTTGTAAAAAGTACATTGGAATAATTCTTTTTATATTTAAAGAATAATATAATGTCCTCGCAAATTATAACCAAAAAATTGAAAAATTTTATTCCATGAATGTAAGCTGTTTAGCAAAAGGAGAACATTAAAATATCATATTAGATTTTTGACTGAAAAATTTGAATTTATAGGAGACAAAGACTATAAAGAATGTAAATATGTTAGAGTGTGTTAAAGTGAATTATTGAATAGACTATTTACTATCAAACAAAAAGTTATAACGGAGGAGATATGAATATTAAAACGCATAACAAAATAAATCCTAAACTTTCCGGAGAGGTTATAGAGCTTGCTGAAGGAAAAACTGCAACGGTCAGATTAGAAACAAACGAAGATATGCTTGCCGATGATAAAGGATTGATTCATGGAGGTTTTATATTTTCAGCGGCAGATTATTGTACAATGATTACAATTAACCATCCAAACGTTGTTTTAGGAAGTGCTGAAGTAAAGTTTATAAAGCCATTAAAGATAGGAGAAACAGCCTTTTTCAAAAGTGAGGTTTTAAACACTGAAGGTAAAAAAGTTTTAGTTAAAGTAGATGGTTTTAAAAATGAAGATAAATTTTTTGAAGGAACTTTTAAATGTTATGTTTTAGATAAACATGTTTTAGAGCCATGAAGTTTTATAGTGTAAAGATGAGAGCATCGCTTAACGATAGACATGTATCAGGTGGAGAAAGAATAACAACTGAAGAAAGCATTCAAAAAGTAGTTTCAGAGCTTTTGACAAGGCCCAAAGAGTTTGATTTTGTCAATATAAAAATAGAAAAAATTAATAATATTAAGTTTATCGAGAAATCTCTTGATATAAAGACGATCAATGTAAAAAATCATAAAGAAGGGAATGAAATTGCATTAAAATTACTTGAAGAGGTCGGGATTGATAGAGAAATTGCTAAAGCGTATATAGATTTATTACATACAGGAGCAAATCCTGATAGAGAAAACATGAGAGGAGCAATGATTATAACAAGGTCAGGCAAAAGAGTAGAAAAAGACAGATACAGAGGAGTTAGAACTACAAACGTAGATTTTTTACACCGTGAAGAAGTCAAAAAAATACTGTTAGAAAAAAAATATACAGAAAGAACCTTAGATGCCTTAGCATTATCAACAAAAAACCTAAACCATCTGGATATAATAGCTGAATACTGTATATCAGACCAACCAGACTATACAACCGGCTACGTTGCAGTTAATAATACATATTATAGAATCAATCCGTTGAAAGAATATTCAAATCCAAAAGGTGGTAGAATATACTTTGTAAAAGATGATACCGATATTGAAGAGCTTTATAAATATTTACAGGAAGAAAGCTTTTTGATTAAAGAGGTTGGAAGTTTAGAATGAAAGCCGTATTTATCCATGGATGGGGGTTTAGTAAAGAGATATTTAAAGATTACTACTATTTAGATAATAGTTTGTTTTTAGATTTGCCATTTCATGGGGACTTACAAGATTTTGAGAAAAATAATATTTTTGAAGATTATGTTAACTATGTTTCAAACATGATAAATGAAAAAACTACGCTTATTGGTTGGTCTCTTGGTGGCTCTGTTGCGTTTTTAACAGCTTTAAAAAATCCATTTATAGAAAAGCTTGTTTTAATAGGCTTTAGTCCAAAGTTTAATAACAGTCTTCTTGGTAGTGATCCAAAAGCCATTAAAGCCTTTATGCTGAATCTAAACAATGATTTTGAAAATACAATATATCAGTTTAGAAAAACAGCTACGGGTGGAGAGTTTAGAGAGATTCCATTACCTGAAAAAGAGGGAAGTAAAGAACTTTTAAAAGAATACATAAATTTAGACTTAACAGAAAAACTTCATCTTGTTGACATTCCAACTTACATAATCCAAGGAGATAAAGACTCAATAGTAAATCCAAATTCTGCTATATACTGCCATGAAAAAATCAATAATAGTCAACTTATTTTATTAGACTCAAATCATGCACCATTTTTAGAAAGGGATATTTTCCAGTACATTGATGATTAAAAAAAGAATCAGTCAATCTTTTTCAAAATCTTTCAGGACTTATCAAAATAAAGCAATCATACAGAAACAAACAGCTACCATACTGTCCAAAATGGCTGAGGATATAACCGGATTGGGTATAGATTTAGGCTGTGGAACAGGTTTTTTATACGAGAGTTTAAGAAAAAAAATGATAGGCGTTGATATATCTTTAAAGATGTTAGAAATCTACAAATCAAAAAATCCTTTGGCAATCGCAGGAGATATAGAAAAACTGCCATTTAAAAATAATGTATTTGATTTTGCAGTTTCTAATTTTAGTCTACATTGGACAGATTTAAAGATAAGTTTAAAAGAGATTAGCAAAGTCTTAAAACAAAATGGCATTTTTTGCTTTTGCATGCCAATTGAAGGAAGTTTAAAAATCGTTGAGAATATCTTAGGAAAAAGAAATTATGATTTTTACTCTGAAAAAGAAGCTATAGAAATACTCAGTGGATATTTTGAAATAATTATTTCATTCCATAAAGAGTTTAGACTTGAATTTAAAAATGGGTTAGAGCTATTAAATCATCTTCACGAAACAGGTTCAGCGGTTGGTAAAGAGGGTTTAAGCTTGGGTGAAAAAAAGAGAATTTTTGAAAAATTTAAAAATTACAATAAAACAGCGGTGCTGAATTTTAATGTATTGTTTGTTAAAGCTTTAAAGAGAGAATAAATTAAAAATAACACAAGAAAGAAACCTTTCGGACTAAAGTCCTCAGGATAGCGGTAAAAATTCATACGTGAGACTGCTTGCAAAAATCCACATCGTCATTCTGTAGTCGGCAAAAAATCTTATATTCTCTTGAATTTTTTTACCAAGTGTATTTTTATTTGACTATCTTCTAGTCATCAGAAATTAACTTTTGATTAGTAAAAGCTTGATAAAGATATAAAAAACCTTCAATCAAAATTAACGTTAAATAAAATCATTGATGTTTTTAAAATAGAATATATAATAAGCATAATTATATGTTTGGAGGTAATAATATGAAAAAGATAACTGCTGTTTTACTTTTTGCCTTTGGATTTTCAGTTTATGCACAAGAGCATAATCATGAAGAGCATAAAATGAGTCCACAAGTGCATAGATGTATGAAAGTTATGGAAGAGCCAGAATATATGGCAGAGATGTTTAGATATATGCTTCAAAATAAAGAAGCAATGAAAGAGATGCTAAACAAAAATCCAGACTTAAAAAAACAATTAGAAGATTTAGTTAAATAGTGATGTTTAGTAGAAGAGAAATTTTAAAACTGGGCTTTCTATCAACCTTAGGATTAAGCTTTGATGCTTTTTCTGTGGTTAGAGATTTAAAAATCCTTGATTTTAAAGAAGATGATGAAAAATTAGAATATACATTAGTTATAAGGAAAGAAAAAGTTAAAGTAGGAAGTAGAGAAGGAACAGGCGTTTTAGTAAATGGTCAGCTACCGGGACCTTTGTTAACATTTAAAGAAGGAAAGGAAGTTATAATACATGTAATAAATGAAATGGACGAACCAACTTCTATACATTGGCATGGTATTTTAGTACCAAATAATATGGATGGTGTCCCTGGATTGGTATTTCCCGGTATAATGCCAAAAAGCAAATTTACTTACCGCTTTCCTGTCGTTCAATATGGTACTTACTGGTATCATTCACATTCTTTAATGCAAGAACAAACAGGTTTGTATGGACCCATTATATGTAAATCCGAAAAAGACGATAGCATAAAGGCAGATAGAGAGTATATAGTACTTTTATCAGATTGGACAGATGAAAGTCCACACGACATATTAAAAAAGCTTAAAAAACATCCGGGATATTATAATTATCAAAAAAGGACAATAAAAGATTTTATAGAAGATGCAAAAACCAAAGGATTTTTAAACACAGTTAATGAAAGGCTCATGTGGGCGCAAATGAGAATGGATTCAAGAGATATAGCAGATGTAACGGGTGCAACTTATACGTATCTAATGAATGGGCAAACAACAGAAGAAAATCCAACATTTTTATTCAAAGTTGGAGAAAAGGTCAGACTTAGATTTATAAACGCATCATCCGGAACATATTTTGATGTAAGAATTCCGGGGCTAAAAATGACAGTTGTTCAAGCCGATGGTCAAAATATCTATCCTGTTGATGTTGATGAAATAAGATTAGCTATAGCTGAAACTTATGATGTAATTGTAGAACCAAAAGAAGACAAAGCCTATGCAATCTATGCAGAATCAATGGATAGAAGCAGTTTTGTGAGTGGAACCCTTGCAACCCGTTATGGTCTAAAACCAAAACTGCCGGAAAAAAGACCAGTTCCTGAACTTACTATGGAAGACATGGGACATCACCATCATCATAATCATGGACATCATCATCATGAAGAAGGTTATAAAATGATGTTAAATGTTAAGGACAATCCTTTTGGCGTTGATGCTGATATGATAATAGAAAATCCAAGACAAATGCTTGAAGACCCGGGCGTTGGTTTAAGAAATCAAAAACATAAAGTTTTGAATTATTCAGATTTAGTAAGTTTAGAAAAATATCCCCTAAGAGAGCCGGATAGAATTATAGAAGTTCATTTAGTTGGAAATATGGAAAGGTTTATATGGAAGATGTACACATACGACGGTAAAAATCTTACATCAAAGTTTGAAGAACCTATAGATTTAAAATATGGAGAATTAGTAAGATTTGCAATCATTAACCATACAATGATGAACCACCCAATTCACCTTCATGGTATGTGGTTGTATTTAGATAATGGTGGAGATAAATATAATCCAAGAAAGCATACTATAAACGTTAAACCCGGAGAGGTAGTCTTTGCAGATGTTATAGCTGATGCAGTTGGTAATTGGGCTTTTCATTGCCATGTGTTGTATCATATGGATTCCGGTATGTTTAGGGTGGTTAGAGTCAGATGAAAAAAACGATTTCATTTTTTAGTTTATTTTTTATTTTTCTAAAAGCATTCTCTCAGGAACATCATAATGAAGAGATAAAAAATCCTATGCATCCTATGAACTTTGGAAGTATTATCTTTGATAGACTTGAATACATTGAAAAAGGTAAATCCTTAGGTTATAAAATCACTGGCTTCTACGGCGGAGACTACAACAAACTATGGCTTGAACTTGAAGGTAAAGATTACTTAAAAAACAGTAAAGGCGAGATTGAACGAGCTGATTTGTTATACGGTAAAGCCGTTTCAAGCTTTTGGGATGTAAGGTTCGGTGTTGGTTATGCTGGTGATTACAATAAAGGAAGAAAATCGGTAGTTTTAGGCTTAAAAGGACTTGCTCCTTATTGGTTTGAAGTAGATTCAAACATCTATCTAACAGAAAAAGGGGAAGTATATTTAAGATTTAAAGCAGAAAATGATTTGCTATTTACTCAACGATTGATTTTACAACCCCATTTTGAGACAATATTAAGTAATAAAAAAATAGAAAACCTTGAACTTGGAAGTGGATTAAGCAAGGTGTCATTTTCTTTAAGGCTAAGGTATGAATTAAAAAGAGAATTTGCACCATATATTGGCGTATCTTTTGACAGATTCTTCGGTCAGACTAAAGAGCTGAGTCATAAAAGTAATGAATCAAGCTTTTTGATTGGAATAAGAATGTGGTTTTAAAAAATGTAGGTGTTTGCTTAAACGTTAAAACTTAGATGTAGGGCGTTTGTTAATTGAGGCAAAATATGTTTATATGGGTTGTTCTTGAACTGCCCCAACACCTGACGTTTTAAGTCCTTATTTATTAAGAGTGCTGTAAAAATTTTCGTAAGCTTACCTTTCCGTGCCATCCTGAGGCTGTAAAGCCGAAGGATCTCCTCTTTTGATTTTTTGATTTGAAAAGAAAAACATGAGATTCTTCGCTTCGCTCAGAATGACAAATAAGATTACCTTTTTTCTAATGCTTATCATTCAAACTTTAACCGTCATCCTGAGGACTTTAGTCCGAAGGATCACATTTTTAAACTACTTTAACCATGGTGTAATCATGTTTTCGTAAACGATTGAACCGCCAAGCTTTCCTTGAATAAATAAAAGAACAACGCCGATTATCAATAAGATTGTAAATACTAAGTTAAGTGCTTTTGTTTTAGTCATTATGATTCTCATGATAGCCAATATAACAAAATAAAGTGCAAGAAGTAAGCCAAGTTTTTGATGATAGCCAAAAGCCTTAATTTCTTCAAGCTTTGTTTCTATTGGTTCGTGAGCTATAATACCAGTTATGGTAGCAACAACAACAGCCAAAGTTGACAAGAATGTTAATACCAAGTGCAGACTGTCTAACTCTTTTTTATTTATCATATAAAACAGATGAATGATTAACAGCATTAATGGAAAAGCTATTGCAAAGTGTGTAAATGGTGGGTGTATTGCGATTGTCTCCATGATACTAACCTCCTATAAATGTAAGTAATGTATAAAGTATGTTGCAACAGATAGATATATTGATATTCCAACGATATCTGTAATGGTTAATGCTAAAACACCGGTTGCTAAGGTTGGGTCTTTACCCATTTTATCCATAATATACGGTATTAAGCTACCAATCAAGCCGGCTATAACTATGCTAAAAAATAAAGCAACTCCAACTATCATTCCAAGCTTATGGTTATTTATCCATAAAGAAGAGATTAAACCAACCAACAATCCAACTCCAAAACCAATTACCAAAGCAACTTTTAACTCTTTTATTATTGAACGAATATAATCAACTATGTTTTCCGAAAGTCTTCCTTCTTTTAGTCCTCTTGCTGTAATAATGGCAGCTTGGGAGCTTATATTACCACTAAGGGCGGCAACCATTGGCAAGAAAAAAATGATTGGCAAAAACTGCTCAATTGTAAAACTAAAAAAACTTATGATTATAGCTGTTATAAACTCTCCAAATGTTGCAGTTAAAAGCCAAGGCATTCTTAATTTTGCAATTTTAAATGTCTTATCTTGATAAAAAAGCTCTTCTTCCTTTGCTCCCGCCATTTTAAAGAAGTCTTCTGTTGTTTTTTCAGAGATCACATCAATTATATCTTCAATATAAATGACACCTACAAGCTCTTCTTCGTCATTAATAACAGGCAAAATATAAAGGTCGTATCTTTTAAAAATATCAATAGCTTCTTCTTTTGTAGCGTTTATGCTTACAGTTATAAGCTCTCTTGTCATTATATCTTTTACTAAAATATTACCTGGGGATGTGATTAATTCTTTCAGCGAGACAACGCCAATGAGTCTGTTTTTATCATCAACAACATAGATATAAAGAATCTCTATCTCTTTATCTGTATTTTTTACAATCTCAACAGCTTCGTAAACTGTAATGTTTTCATTGATGCTTAAATAATCTTCTCTAATAATAGATGCTATGTTATCTTCATTGGTAGTAAGCAGTTGTTCTAACTCTTCTAACTCTTCAATCTTTTCCTTCTCTAAGTTTTTTAAAATAATATCTCTTACATCGTCAGGGATATGGTCTATAATTTTTACAATTTCATTAACCGGGAGATTATTTAAAAGATTTGTTAAGTCTTTTGAGCTTAAATTTCGAAGTAATTCAGATTTTATATCTTCTTCAAGGTCTTGAAAAACATCGGCAGCTTTTTGAATGTTTGATTTGATTAAGGTAAGCATTAAGATTTTTCTTTCTTCTTTATTTAGATATTTAAAGACTTCGGCTATGTCTCCTTTGTGGGTTTTTATGATAATCTTTTCTATAGTTTTATAATCTCTTTTGCCTATAGCCCTTTTTAGGGTTTCCTTTAAAACTTCAATTATTGGAGACATAGCGCCTTCCT
This is a stretch of genomic DNA from Sulfurihydrogenibium sp. YO3AOP1. It encodes these proteins:
- the mgtE gene encoding magnesium transporter encodes the protein MSPIIEVLKETLKRAIGKRDYKTIEKIIIKTHKGDIAEVFKYLNKEERKILMLTLIKSNIQKAADVFQDLEEDIKSELLRNLSSKDLTNLLNNLPVNEIVKIIDHIPDDVRDIILKNLEKEKIEELEELEQLLTTNEDNIASIIREDYLSINENITVYEAVEIVKNTDKEIEILYIYVVDDKNRLIGVVSLKELITSPGNILVKDIMTRELITVSINATKEEAIDIFKRYDLYILPVINDEEELVGVIYIEDIIDVISEKTTEDFFKMAGAKEEELFYQDKTFKIAKLRMPWLLTATFGEFITAIIISFFSFTIEQFLPIIFFLPMVAALSGNISSQAAIITARGLKEGRLSENIVDYIRSIIKELKVALVIGFGVGLLVGLISSLWINNHKLGMIVGVALFFSIVIAGLIGSLIPYIMDKMGKDPTLATGVLALTITDIVGISIYLSVATYFIHYLHL